The Hydra vulgaris chromosome 05, alternate assembly HydraT2T_AEP genome includes the window aaaaaaaaaaattatttattttgcatattttttgtaacttaattttcaaaaataaatatttattatttgaaattaaaaaaacatttgaagttaAAAACTCAAGATCAACCTTATTATCacacagaaaaaacaataaaatgcatACCTTTAACAACCAAATCCAACATAGAAGAGATAGAAGAGTTGCACAAGAACTCgcagtttatttttatagtatcgGATAATTGCAAATTAGATATAACTAACTTATAACTAGAGCCTGATATGTTAGCAGATATTCTACTTTTAAATACTGATCTTCCATATTCAGTTACTTCAGCATTACTTATATTTGCTCTTGAAAGTGAAGCAAAGGAGTCAAGATTATAGCAGTTTATTGACTGAAAATAGTAAGTGTACGGAACATAAAATGTACCAACTACAGCAACACTATCtcctatataaaaattacttgcattggcaattaaattaaaagctggataatctaaacaaaaaattttttaatatcacaaTTGTTATCTCTATTGTTTTAATTGCTATATATAGAGAGAATACAAAAGTATAAAGTACGCACCTTTAATGAAAAATGACGTTTGCATACTTGGTGCAGAAGGTGTTAAagaataattgtaataaaattccAATACGAAATGTAAATTAATCCAAATATTAGAAAATTGTACATTAGGAATGACTAAATCAAAGTTATAACCATtaaaagtaaatgaaatttGATCTCCAAAAGTTTTTCTTCCATCAGCGGTTACACCATCCAATCCATTTGCTATTTGAATTCGGTGAGTATAATTTAGTTCATTTAGTTCAAAAGATAGATAAACTCTAACAGTTGAATTTTTTTCGAGCGTTTCAAACGAAGTTGTGCCATTTGCCCACAGAGTATCCCCTCTTTTAAGCTTTACCTCGCTTgaaaataagcttatttttgCAGAAACAgctaaaaaaagtacttcatATACAGCCGAGAATATAGAATTAGcttcacatttattttttgttctaatttaacaaaaatggcaatgaaacaattattttatttaccctATTTCTTATTATCttctagtaaatttaaaaagtttttaaattggaatgtttaatttattacaattggaaaaaaaaattaaaagtattcaaTTTGTGGAGAAAATAGAATTAGCCTCATTTACGTAATATacaagaaaatacaaaaaatattttgctttacgcttaattaatatttagtattgCTTCCTGAACTTTTAATGACTTCAGATATGCGACTTGACATACTAGTCACAAGATTTTGGATAGTTTCTATAGATATTTCATTCCAAGCTTCTCTGATACAAGTTTTCAGCTCCAATACAGATTCATTTTGCTTACCATTTTCATAAACCTTTCTAGAAAGTATTCCCCACAGATTTTCAATTGAGTTAAGACCTGGACTGCACACAGGCCAATCCATTACGTCAACATTTTTCTCTCTAAACCAAGCTTTTGTAGTGAAACTTTCACCCATCAATTCTTCACCATGTTCAAGCAAACAAATTTCTAATAAGTCAATGTAGTTCTGTgaattcatttttgttgaaatcCATGCCAGTGGTTGTTttccagcaaaaaaaaaagaccccCAAACCATTACAGTTCCACATCCAAACTTACGACTCATtcgattttctttttcttttcgaAGATCGTGCCATTAATATTGATAGCCGTCAGGGCCATCTagattgaacttttttaatcaCTAAAGAGAACTTGATGACACTCTTCCTGCGAAGATATGTGTTCTTTTGCAAATAGTAATCTAACTTCTTTATGACGAACAGTAAGTTTTGGTCTTGGTTTACGCTTTTCCGAACTGTGTTTGGATCTTCATGTAAGATTTGTCTCTCACGTTGAACAGTTACAGTTAATTGTAAATTAACACAAATTTGAGATGTAGTCATGTGCTGAGCAGCAGCACATGACTACATCTCAAATAACTCGTTTAGTACGATTATCAATTTTACGTTTGCCACCACTTTCCTTATAAGCTCCATAATTAACGCCaattttgaagtaattattacCCACTTTTGTTGATCTTTTGACTTTCTTTGTAATTTCCCGATTAGATAAGTCTGTATCTTTACATGCTTTGATTACTACTAATACTTCATTTGTTAAACGCTTACCACGTCCGATTTCAAATTCAGGTATCAAAAACCAATTAGATAATAATGTAGCAATTTAATTATGCTACATCATAATCTAAAAAGTTGTCGTTTctaacaataattaaataaatatggaTACAAAAGGTGCATCGCAAGAATTTGCTTagagattttcaaaattttggaTCAGTACATGGTGAgactaattttattttcttcaccGTGTATTTAAAgaatacaaaactttattttttcaaaaaagagtttgttttcatttacgttaatcttataaaagtttttttttatatgttatttctTTTGCTTTTACTTAACAATTAACGCATTTGGCAATAAAGCACGTGTGCAGCAATGCACGTgtaatttgttgtaaaagtttcaGATGATAACAAGCATAGTAAccaacaaaactaacaaaatgtTTCAACGCTATTAATATTGCAACAtatgtaatttttgaaataaatgttttataatttaataggTGTCTGACAAACTAATGCATATTGATTGGTGTAAAtgcctttttatttaattactttttttaccaAACTAACACTTTTAccgtttttaaaattacttatttttgaG containing:
- the LOC136080461 gene encoding uncharacterized protein LOC136080461 isoform X1, translating into MSMIYIIPLAFLISFAVSAKISLFSSEVKLKRGDTLWANGTTSFETLEKNSTVRVYLSFELNELNYTHRIQIANGLDGVTADGRKTFGDQISFTFNGYNFDLVIPNVQFSNIWINLHFVLEFYYNYSLTPSAPSMQTSFFIKDYPAFNLIANASNFYIGDSVAVVGTFYVPYTYYFQSINCYNLDSFASLSRANISNAEVTEYGRSVFKSRISANISGSSYKLVISNLQLSDTIKINCEFLCNSSISSMLDLVVKERPTNTNSTKFNSDEKLITSDSKLFQKNDLREKEYLRTSNLLFSQPNMTFEIHSSKVPIVVMFIFVTFYLGLPF
- the LOC136080461 gene encoding uncharacterized protein LOC136080461 isoform X2 yields the protein MSMIYIIPLAFLISFAVSAKISLFSSEVKLKRGDTLWANGTTSFETLEKNSTVRVYLSFELNELNYTHRIQIANGLDGVTADGRKTFGDQISFTFNGYNFDLVIPNVQFSNIWINLHFVLEFYYNYSLTPSAPSMQTSFFIKDYPAFNLIANASNFYIGDSVAVVGTFYVPYTYYFQSINCYNLDSFASLSRANISNAEVTEYGRSVFKSRISANISGSSYKLVISNLQLSDTIKINCEFLCNSSISSMLDLVVKERPTNTNSTKFNSDEIHSSKVPIVVMFIFVTFYLGLPF